From a single Miscanthus floridulus cultivar M001 chromosome 8, ASM1932011v1, whole genome shotgun sequence genomic region:
- the LOC136471520 gene encoding protein FAR1-RELATED SEQUENCE 5-like, whose translation MDNRGEDEHEEELDFHLGAADDSSSDDENTSSNSRLSSMGKDIGGDAQRDAPRDGNCAYDQDIFTRMAAGAEMNNTLDEYWDIVKKTFATEGEAYIFYNKYARDKGFSVRKQKVRRAKHSGQLLFWWFLCSREGKRETKWPEKEDLSRRPRPLTRCVCQAKLDIKLDRTRGVWYVSNFVDEHNHGLATKDEVPFLWSHQKLRDFQKTEIMSMEAVGIRKHVIMDVLQCRYVGYSEVGIVRKNICGKNQTSGS comes from the exons ATGGATAACAGAGGTGAAGATGAACATGAGGAAGAATTGGACTTCCATCTTGGGGCTGCTGATGATAGCAGTTCGGATGATGAAAACACGTCGTCGAATTCAAGGTTATCATCAATGGGAAAGGATATTGGTGGTGATGCACAAAGAGATGCACCG AGAGATGGCAACTGTGCTTATGACCAGGATATATTTACGAGAATGGCAGCTGGTGCAGAGATGAACAATACATTGGATGAGTACTGGGACATAGTCAAAAAGACCTTTGCAACTGAAGGGGAGGCTTACATTTTCTACAACAAGTATGCGAGGGACAAGGGTTTCAGTGTCAGAAAGCAGAAGGTGAGGCGTGCCAAGCACTCTGGACAACTATTGTTCTGGTGGTTCTTGTGTTCTCGAGAAGGCAAGCGAGAAACAAAATGGCCAGAGAAGGAGGATTTAAGCCGTAGACCAAGACCTCTAACTCGATGTGTTTGTCAAGCAAAACTGGATATCAAACTGGATCGAACCCGTGGTGTATGGTATGTGAGTAATTTTGTGGACGAGCACAACCATGGTCTCGCCACAAAAGATGAAGTTCCATTCCTCTGGTCTCACCAGAAATTGAGGGATTTCCAGAAAACAGAAATCATGTCAATGGAAGCTGTTGGGATCCGCAAGCATGTCATTATGGATGTTCTTCAGTGCAGATATGTTGGGTACAGTGAAGTTGGCATCGTTAGGAAGAACATATGTGGTAAGAACCAAACATCAGGAAGCTAA